The following are encoded in a window of Gossypium raimondii isolate GPD5lz chromosome 13, ASM2569854v1, whole genome shotgun sequence genomic DNA:
- the LOC105781212 gene encoding uncharacterized protein LOC105781212, with the protein MLVTTSHINPNFEGSVKLEVPINNGLLDPIKHSAITFKDYLDLNIINWEGGSSLGESGEGDTGFKIRGLGSKGMSIRSGRNLNRTIKGHGGRFKVAGISRRNQKSPSSGGHICYRFIRLALGANLCRFIRLVLGTHLTLLAYSTSAGHKTFLVYPASAGHTYRRFIQLALGAKLDYGLSLKHQVPITSWSILMILNRSLEDGW; encoded by the exons ATGTTAGTCACAACTTCACATATAAATCCGAATTTTGAGGGTTCGGTTAAGCTCGAGGTGCCTATTAATAATGGTTTGTTAGACCCAATTAAACACTCTGCCATCACTTTTAAAGATTATTTGGATCTGAATATTATTAATTGGGAGGGTGGTAGTAGTCTTGGAGAATCGGGAGAAGGAGATACGGGTTTTAAAATACGGGGATTGGGGTCCAAAGGAATGTCTATCAGAAGTGGAAGGAACCTCAACAGAACCATCAAGGGTCATGGTGGTCGTTTCAAAGTTGCTG GGATATCCAGAAGGAACCAGAAATCCCCAAGTAGTGGAG GGCACATCTGCTATCGATTTATCCGACTAGCGCTAGGTGCAAATCTTTGTCGGTTTATCCGACTAGTGTTGGGCACACATTTAACATTGTTGGCTTATTCGACTAGCGCTGGGCACAAAACATTTTTGGTTTATCCGGCTAGTGCAGGGCACACCTATCGTCGGTTTATCCAACTAGCGTTGGGCGCAAAACTTGATTACGGTTTATCCCTCAAGCACCAGGTGCCAATAACAAGTTGGTCGATATTGATGATATTAAACAGGTCCCTTGAAGATGGTTGGTAA
- the LOC105783151 gene encoding agamous-like MADS-box protein AGL80, whose product MSRKKIKLAYITNDSARKTTYKKRTKGLVKKVHELTTLCGIEACAINPADFDSQPEVWLSHAGARCLLSEFKKLPLSKQNNKMVNQESFLEQSLAKATQHLRKLRKENRQKELKNAMFQSLNGEGILQSLNSMDLNELGPLVKQNLKDIDDRVRVLTKASCS is encoded by the coding sequence AtgtctagaaagaaaataaagcttGCCTACATTACCAATGATTCAGCAAGGAAAACTACCTACAAGAAAAGAACCAAGGGTCTAGTGAAGAAGGTGCATGAACTCACTACCCTTTGTGGCATTGAAGCTTGTGCTATTAACCCTGCTGATTTCGACTCCCAACCGGAGGTATGGCTGTCCCACGCGGGTGCCCGATGCTTGCTGTCCGAGTTCAAGAAGCTGCCCCTATCGAAACAAAACAATAAGATGGTTAACCAAGAGAGCTTCCTTGAGCAAAGCTTAGCCAAAGCTACTCAACATCTTAGGAAACTGCGTAAGGAGAATCGACAGAAGGAGTTGAAAAATGCCATGTTCCAAAGCCTGAATGGAGAAGGGATATTGCAGAGTTTGAATTCGATGGATTTGAATGAGCTGGGTCCGTTGGTTAAGCAAAACTTGAAGGATATTGACGATAGGGTTCGTGTGCTTACTAAAGCGTCTTGTTCCTAA
- the LOC105783150 gene encoding probable hexosyltransferase MUCI70 — translation MTGGSLGLRAGSYGSLLNIKNVIAGGGRLLHSKSFGSVRKNPIIMLSGSREKERSLPSIWYRYLGRRKFSMLLLVAFAVLVFVLGSFVVNKESNSPNVDQRIGTMSMAHYINATRNEASRILGRRNRQKGGDGNRFQASVSKGANHPCANFTFPPPPPPHLRRIGPRPCPVCYLPVDQAIASMPSSPSESPVLHNLTYVHDENPIKTEPHGGSDFGGYPSLKQRNDSFDIKESMVVHCGFVKGSKPGHQTGFDFDESDLAGLQQFHEIIVASAIFGNYDLIQQPRNISEEAKRNVPFYMFIDEETEAYMKNRSMLDSSKRVGLWRIIVIHNVPYSDARRNGKVPKLLLHRIFPNIRYSIWIDGKLQLVVDPYQILERFLWRQNANFAISRHYRRFDVFVEAEANKAAGKYDNSSIDAQVDFYRTEGLTPYSEAKLPIISDVPEGCVLIKEHIPITNLFTCLWFNEVDRFTSRDQLSFGMVRDKIMAKVDWHINMFLDCERRNFVIQAYHRDLLEHMPPPVAVIRHPPALPNIITRERNQGKKIPRHGKDRRSGSRHLHKASAGNRESNFF, via the exons ATGACTGGAGGGTCATTGGGTCTACGTGCAGGGAGTTATGGGTCATTGCTGAACATCAAAAATGTTATTGCTGGTGGTGGAAGATTATTGCATTCTAAATCATTTGGTAGTGTACGAAAGAATCCAATCATCATGCTTTCAGGATCTAGGGAAAAGGAGAGGTCTCTCCCCTCCATTTGGTATCGGTATCTAGGTCGTCGGAAATTTTCCATGCTGCTTCTGGTTGCCTTTGCTGTTTTGGTCTTCGTTTTGGGTTCTTTTGTTGTCAACAAAG AAAGCAATAGTCCAAATGTTGATCAACGAATTGGAACTATGAGCATGGCTCATTACATTAACGCTACCAGAAATGAAGCTTCACGGATCCTTGGGAGGAGGAATAGGCAGAAAGGAGGGGATGGAAATAGATTTCAAGCTTCTGTTTCTAAAGGTGCAAACCATCCATGTGCAAATTTCACATTCCCTCCTCCCCCTCCTCCTCATCTTAGACGGATTGGGCCTCGGC CATGTCCAGTATGTTACCTCCCCGTGGATCAGGCCATAGCTAGCATGCCAAGCTCCCCATCAGAATCTCCAGTGCTTCATAATTTGACATATGTTCATGATGAAAATCCAATTAAAACTGAACCACACGGGGGCTCCGACTTTGGTGGATATCCATCTCTAAAGCAAAGAAATGATTCGTTTGATATAAAAGAGTCAATGGTAGTCCACTGTGG ATTCGTGAAGGGAAGTAAACCTGGTCACCAGACTGGATTTGATTTTGACGAGTCTGACCTTGCAGGGTTGCAGCAGTTCCATGAGATCATTGTTGCGTCTGCGATATTTG GGAACTATGACTTAATACAGCAGCCGAGGAACATCAGTGAAGAAGCAAAGAGAAATGTTCCTTTCTACATGTTTATCGATGAAGAAACAGAAGCATATATGAAGAACAGAAGTATGTTGGACAGCAGTAAAAGGGTGGGCTTGTGGAGAATTATTGTGATCCACAATGTCCCTTATAGTGATGCGAGACGTAATGGGAAG GTCCCGAAGCTTTTATTACATAGAATATTCCCAAATATTCGCTACTCTATATGGATCGATGGAAAGCTCCAGCTTGTTGTGGATCCTTATCAAATTCTTGAGAG ATTCTTGTGGCGCCAAAATGCAAATTTTGCAATCTCAAGACACTACAGACGATTTGATGTCTTTGTAGAGGCTGAAGCAAACAAAGCTGCAGGAAAATACGATAATTCCTCGATTGATGCGCAGGTGGATTTTTATAGAACAGAAGGGTTAACACCATATTCAGAGGCCAAGCTTCCTATAATCAGTG ACGTTCCTGAAGGTTGTGTACTCATAAAGGAACATATTCCGATCACAAATCTATTTACCTGCCTGTGGTTCAATGAAGTTGATCGTTTTACATCCCGGGATCAGTTAAGCTTTGGTATGGTAAGGGATAAAATAATGGCGAAAGTTGATTGGCATATCAATATGTTCCTGGATTGTGAAAGACGCAATTTTGTCATACAG GCATACCATAGAGATTTATTGGAGCACATGCCTCCACCAGTTGCAGTGATTCGACACCCACCAGCATTGCCGAATATCATTACCCGTGAAAGAAATCAAGGGAAGAAGATTCCAAGACATGGGAAGGATAGGAGATCTGGTTCGCGGCATCTGCATAAGGCTTCTGCTGGTAATAGAGAAAGCAATTTCTTTTAA